The DNA region CGGCGCCGCCCACGACGATGCCCGCATCCCGCATCGCCTTCATGTAGGGCACGAAGCTCCCCAAGAAAGCTTCCCGCTTCTTCGGATCGTTGCGGGCCGCAAAATCGTTCGGGCTTTGATAGAGCAAAAGCGTGTAGTGCATGGCCATCCTCTCATCGGCTGAGAAGCGCGATTGCGCCTCGTCACTGCATTGACGTGCCAGCAAGCCGGATTCGGACATCGCGTGCAATATTCTGCGTTGCTACTGGGACCGCGGGCGTCCTCGCCCGCCCTTGTGAATGTCGAGGCCGGTGCGCCGGGAAGAAGGCGCCCCTGGGACCACGGGCGTCTCGCCCGCTTTTGCGTACGGCGAGCCCTCCACGCCGGGAAGAAGGGCGACCGAGACGGTCGCGGTCCCAGGGGGACTACCCACCCTAGAAGTCCGTCTTGACCCCGCCTTCGGCCTTGCGCCTGGCGACAAACGCCTCGAGCTCCTCGCGGATCGCCGCCTCCATGGGCGGGGGCGAATAGGCGGCAAGCTTCTCCTTGTAGAGGCGGTTCGCGGTGTCGTAGGCGGTCGGCGCGCCCGCCTCGCGCCAGCTCTCGTAGTTGCGCCAATCGGAGATCATCGGCGCGAAGAAGGCATTCCGGTAGCGCGCCTGCGTATGGGCGCAGCCGAAATAATGCCCGCCCGGCCCAACCTCGCGCACGGCCTCGAGCGCGAGCTCCCCGTCATCGACGACGATCGGGCGCAGGAACTCGGCCACCATGGCGAGAAGATCGGCGTCGAGCACCATCTTCTCGAATGAGGCGTGCAGCCCACCTTCCATCCAGCCGGCGCCATGCATCAAGAGGTTGGCGCCGCCCATGATCGCCCCCCAGAGCGAGAAGACGCTCTCATAGGCCGCCTGCGCGTCGAGCGTGTTCGCGGCGCAGGCATTGGAGGAGCGATAGGGCAGCCCGTAGCGGCGCGCCAGCTGGCCGCCGAGCAGCGCCGATTTCATGTATTCGGGCGTGCCGAAGGCCGGCGCGCCGCTCTTCATGTCGACATTGGAGGTAAAGCCACCATAGACGAAGGGAGAGCCCGGCCGCACGCTCTGCGCCAGCACGAGGCCGGCGAGCGCCTCGGCATTCTGCTGCGCCACGGCGCCGACCACGGTGACGGGCGCCATGGCGCCTGCGAGCGTGAAAGGCGTGAGCACCACCACCTGATTGCGCCGCGCCATCTGGATGATGCCCTCGAGCATGGGGTTGTCGAGGCGCAGCGGCGAGGACGAGTTGATGATGGTGAACAGCGAGGGCTCGCGCTCGAGCGTCTCCTGATCGATGCCGCGGGCGATGCGGGCCATCTCGATGCCGTCGCGGATGCGGCCGGCGCCCAGGCTATAGGCATGGATCGGCTTGTCGGACAAAGTGAGCATGTCGAACAGCGCATCAAGATGGCGCACCGAGGCATGCACGTCGACCGGCTCCACGGGATAGCCGCCCCACAGATGCACGCTGTCGAGCGAATGGCCGAGCCGGATGAAGTTGCGGTAATCCGCGATGGCGCCGGCACGCCGGCCGCCCTCGCGATCAGCAGCGTTGGGCGCGCTCGCCACGGAACAGAAGGCGACCGCGTTGCCGCCGAGCTCGACGCTGCGCTGCCCGTTGCGGGCATGCAAGGTGAAGCTCCTCGGCGCGAGGCCGACGACGCTTTCGATCAGCCCCTTGTCGAAGCGCACCCGATCCGAGTTTGGATCGACATCGGCGCCCGCACCCTTCAGGATCACCTTTGCCTCGTCATGCAGGATATCCATGCCGATCTCGGCGAGGATGGTCAGCGAGGCCTGATGGATGGCCTCGAGCTGGTCCTCGGAGACGATAGCGACCGGCGCGAAGGGCAGGCGTGGCTGGGGCGGCGCCTGCGCCGTCGCCCTCTCGGCCGCAGCGCGCTCGGCGCGTCCGCGTCGGCCGCGCCGCTCCTGGGGTTCCGCAGCGTCCATAGTCACCCTTTCGACCGGAGCGAGTGCTCCCGCGGCTTCGTCGGCGCGACCCTAACGAAGCCACCCTGCCCCGCCAAGCATAGTTTGGAGCAGGAAAACGGCTTGCCCTTCACATTATCGGCCTTCACGCAGCCATGTTCACGGGCCTAAGCTCGCACACAGCTGTCGAGCGGGCTCCGGCATGGGCTCGGCTCGCGCCTGGACCCGGCCCATCCGCCACGGCGGTGCCCCAGAATACGCCTTGCCTTCTGTCCCGACGGTCCCCTCCCCGATGCAAAGAAGCTTCTTACCTCTGCTCTTCTCGGTGTTCCTGCTGGTCACCGGCAATGGCGTGCTCTCGACTTTGATCCCCTGGCGAGCCCGGCTCGAAGGCTTCAGCGACATCACCATAGGCTTCGTCGGCTCGAGCTATTTCGCCGGGATGCTGCTCGGTTCGCTGGTGATGCCCCGGATCGTGCAGCGCATCGGCCAGGTGCGCGCCTTCGTCTCCTGCGTGTTGATGGGCGCCGCCGCGATCCTCTCGCTTCCCTGGCTGATCGAGCCCTGGAGCTGGGTGCTGCTGCGCGGCCTGATCGGCCTGTCGCTCGCCGGCCTCTACGGCATCGCCGAGAGCTGGTTCAGCGGCAAATCCGACAACGCCCATCGCGGCAGCGCACTCGGCCTCTACAGCGTCGTGCAATATCTCGCCTGGTCCCTCGGCAATCAGATTTTCCGTCTCTCCGATCCCGATGGCTGGCTGCCCTTCGTGGTCTCGGCGGCGATCGTCGCCTGCGCTACATTCCCGCTGCTGCTCGCACCGGGCGAGCCGCCGCGACGCCCGGCGAAGCCCTCCTTGCGCTTCGGCTGGCTGTTCAGGATGTCGCCGGTCGGCTTCGTCGGCGCGCTCCTGATCGGCGCGTCGAATGGCCCGTTCTGGTCGTTGACGCCGGTCTTCGCGGCCGATCTCGGCCTCAGCGCGAACGAGGTCGCCATGCTGATGACGGCCTTCATGCTGGGCTCGGCCGCCTTGCAGGTGCCCATCGGCAAGCTGTCGGATGAGAAAGATCGCCGCACCATCCTCGTGAGCCTTTGCCTGGCCTCAGGGGTCATGGAGACGCTGCTCGCTCAGTTCGGCGGACATGTCGGCGTCCTCGGCCTCTACGCCCTCGCCTTTGCGCTCGGCTCGGTCATCTCGACCCAATATTACGTCGCCGCGGCGCATGCCGTCGACCGCACCGGCAGCGACAATGCCGTCACCACGACCTCGGCACTGCTGTTCCTCTACAGCATCGGGGCGATTTCAGGTCCGCCGATCGCCTCGTACCTGATGACCTATTTCGGGCCAGGGGCGCTCTACGGCTACACGGCGCTGGTGCATTTAGCGCTGATCGCCTTCACCTTGCGGCAGATGCTCTACCGCCCACCGCCGGCGCTCCGCACCGCGGAAGGCCGCATGCCGCAACATTGAGGGGCGAGTAGCGAATGGAAAGCAGCGAGTGGCGAATAGAGAGTAGCGAATAGAGATCTTACTACTCGCTATTCGCTATTCGCTACTCCCCACTCGCCCTCCCTTCATCGCACCAACCCCCTGGCGGCGACCGGGATCTCCCGCAGCACGCGCCCGTCCGACACCGCATAGACGCGGTCGAACAGGTTCGAGACGACGCAGGCATGGTTGGGAACGACAGTCACGCGCTCGCCGATGCGGGGCTTCTCCGGAGACTCTGAGAGATCGACGATGCCATGCTCCTCGTTGAGCCGCACGATGCGCGCCTTCGGGTATTCCAGGATCACGCCGTGATCGGCGAAGCCCAAGAGATCGGAGGTGAGCGTCTTCGAGCCGGCATCGAGGATGGCGCGGTCGCTCGTCGGGCGCGACACGACGGTCGCCACGACACGCAGCGCCGTGTCGTCGAGGGTGCCGACACCGGCCGCAGCGATCGCCCGGTCGCTGTAGATATAGGTGCCCGGCCGATGCTCGGTCGAGAGCTCGAGCTCATGGGCGTGATACATGTCGGGCGTGCCGCCGACGCTCACCGTCTTCGCTTCGAGGCCCGAGCGCGACAACGCCGCCAGCGCCTCGGCGAGCCAGGCGCGGGTGTTCGCCACCTTGCCTTTCTCGGGGTAGACCATCAGCCCGCCGAAGGCGATGCCGCGGGTGTTGGCGATGCGCTCGGCGAGCGCCGCCGCTTCCGCGGCGCTCTGCACGCCGCAGCGGCCGGTGCCGGTGTCGCATTCGACCAGAAGCTCGATGCGCACCCCGGCCGCGGCCGCCGCCTCGGCGATGCCGTCGGCGACCTCGGCCGAATCGGTCACGGCACTCATGCGGGCCCGCTTGGCGAGCGCCACCAGCCGCTCGAGCTTGGATTTGCCGAGGATCGGGAAGGTCATCAGGATGTCGGTGACGCCGCCATCGACCATGACCTCGGCTTCGCCGAGCTTCTGGCAGGTGATGCCGACGGCGCCGAGCTCGACCTGGCGGCGCGAGAACTCGACGATCTTATGCGTCTTGATATGCGGACGCAGCGCGATCTTCTTCTCGCCGAAATAGTCGGCCGCGCGCTTGAGGTTGCGCTCCACCCGATCGAGATCGACGACGGGAGCGGGAGTGTCGATATCTTCGATGCGCATCGTCATTTCACCCCCATCTCGCTCTCGAGCCGCGTCAGCGCCCGGCCGAAGCGCGCGAACATCTCGTCGATCTCGGCCTCGTTGATGATCAGCGGCGGACAGAATGCCATGATCTCGCCGATGCCGCGGATGACGAGCCCCTCTTCCTGGGCGAGGTCCTGCAGCCGCGGGCCGACGCTGCCGGGCTTGGCGAAGGGCGCCTTGGTTTCCTTGTTGGCCACGAGCTCGATCGCGCCGACGAGACCGACGCCGCGCGTCTCCCCGACCAGCGGACGGTCGGCGAAGCTGTGCACGTGCTTCAGGAAGCGCGGCGAGATGCGCGCCACATGGCCGACGAGATCGCGCTCTTCGAAGATGTCGAGATTCTCCATCGCGACCGCGGTCGCCACCGGGTGTCCGGAGGCCGTGAAGCCATGCCCGAAACTGCCGATCTTTGCCGAATTATCGGCGACCGCCTGGTAGATCGCATCCGACACCAGCACGGCCGAGAGCGGCATATAGGAGGAGGTGATGGCCTTCGAGAGCACCAGGATGTCGGGTTGGATGCCGTAGAGCTCGCAGGCGAACATCTTGCCGGTGCGGCCGAAACCGCAGATCACTTCATCCGCCACCACCAGCACGTCGTGCTTGCGGCATACGGCCTGGATCTTCTCCCAATAGCCCTTGGGCGGCACGATCACGCCGCCAGCCCCCATCACCGGCTCGCCGATGAAGGCTGCGACCGTCTCCGGCCCCTCCTTCTGGATGGTGTCGTCGAGCTCCTGGGCGAGGCGCGTGGCATAGGCCTCCTCGCTCTCGCCCGGCAGCGCGTGGCGCCAGTAATGCGGGCAGGAGACATGCTTCATCATCGGCAGCGGCAAGTCGAAATCGCGCTGATTGACCGGCAGTCCCGTCAGGCTCGCCGCCGCGATGGTGACGCCGTGATAGGCGCGCTGACGCGAGATGAACTTCTTCTTCTGCTGGCGGCCAAGCGCGTTGTTGTAGTACCAGACGAGCTTGATCACGAAGTCATTGGCCTCGGAGCCCGAGCTCGTGAACTGCGCCTTCACGAGTCCCTTCGGCGCCATCTTGACCAGGCGCTCGGCGAGATCGATCGCGACCGGATGCGATTTGTGGTTGAAGGAATGATAATAGGGCAGTTTCTGCATCTGCCGCGTGGCGGCGCGCACCAGGCGATCCTCGCCGAAGCCGACCGCCACGCTCCACAGGCCAGCCAGCCCCTCGATATATTCCTTGCCCTGATCGTCATAGACATGCACGCCCTTGCCGCGCTCCATGATGGTCGGGCCGACCTCCTCATGCCGGCGCGCATTG from Rhizobiales bacterium GAS188 includes:
- a CDS encoding trimethylamine---corrinoid protein Co-methyltransferase, which produces MDAAEPQERRGRRGRAERAAAERATAQAPPQPRLPFAPVAIVSEDQLEAIHQASLTILAEIGMDILHDEAKVILKGAGADVDPNSDRVRFDKGLIESVVGLAPRSFTLHARNGQRSVELGGNAVAFCSVASAPNAADREGGRRAGAIADYRNFIRLGHSLDSVHLWGGYPVEPVDVHASVRHLDALFDMLTLSDKPIHAYSLGAGRIRDGIEMARIARGIDQETLEREPSLFTIINSSSPLRLDNPMLEGIIQMARRNQVVVLTPFTLAGAMAPVTVVGAVAQQNAEALAGLVLAQSVRPGSPFVYGGFTSNVDMKSGAPAFGTPEYMKSALLGGQLARRYGLPYRSSNACAANTLDAQAAYESVFSLWGAIMGGANLLMHGAGWMEGGLHASFEKMVLDADLLAMVAEFLRPIVVDDGELALEAVREVGPGGHYFGCAHTQARYRNAFFAPMISDWRNYESWREAGAPTAYDTANRLYKEKLAAYSPPPMEAAIREELEAFVARRKAEGGVKTDF
- a CDS encoding Predicted arabinose efflux permease, MFS family, translated to MGSARAWTRPIRHGGAPEYALPSVPTVPSPMQRSFLPLLFSVFLLVTGNGVLSTLIPWRARLEGFSDITIGFVGSSYFAGMLLGSLVMPRIVQRIGQVRAFVSCVLMGAAAILSLPWLIEPWSWVLLRGLIGLSLAGLYGIAESWFSGKSDNAHRGSALGLYSVVQYLAWSLGNQIFRLSDPDGWLPFVVSAAIVACATFPLLLAPGEPPRRPAKPSLRFGWLFRMSPVGFVGALLIGASNGPFWSLTPVFAADLGLSANEVAMLMTAFMLGSAALQVPIGKLSDEKDRRTILVSLCLASGVMETLLAQFGGHVGVLGLYALAFALGSVISTQYYVAAAHAVDRTGSDNAVTTTSALLFLYSIGAISGPPIASYLMTYFGPGALYGYTALVHLALIAFTLRQMLYRPPPALRTAEGRMPQH
- a CDS encoding D-serine deaminase, pyridoxal phosphate-dependent, with amino-acid sequence MTMRIEDIDTPAPVVDLDRVERNLKRAADYFGEKKIALRPHIKTHKIVEFSRRQVELGAVGITCQKLGEAEVMVDGGVTDILMTFPILGKSKLERLVALAKRARMSAVTDSAEVADGIAEAAAAAGVRIELLVECDTGTGRCGVQSAAEAAALAERIANTRGIAFGGLMVYPEKGKVANTRAWLAEALAALSRSGLEAKTVSVGGTPDMYHAHELELSTEHRPGTYIYSDRAIAAAGVGTLDDTALRVVATVVSRPTSDRAILDAGSKTLTSDLLGFADHGVILEYPKARIVRLNEEHGIVDLSESPEKPRIGERVTVVPNHACVVSNLFDRVYAVSDGRVLREIPVAARGLVR
- a CDS encoding 4-aminobutyrate---pyruvate transaminase encodes the protein MDDKPNSQAARDIAYYFHPATNARRHEEVGPTIMERGKGVHVYDDQGKEYIEGLAGLWSVAVGFGEDRLVRAATRQMQKLPYYHSFNHKSHPVAIDLAERLVKMAPKGLVKAQFTSSGSEANDFVIKLVWYYNNALGRQQKKKFISRQRAYHGVTIAAASLTGLPVNQRDFDLPLPMMKHVSCPHYWRHALPGESEEAYATRLAQELDDTIQKEGPETVAAFIGEPVMGAGGVIVPPKGYWEKIQAVCRKHDVLVVADEVICGFGRTGKMFACELYGIQPDILVLSKAITSSYMPLSAVLVSDAIYQAVADNSAKIGSFGHGFTASGHPVATAVAMENLDIFEERDLVGHVARISPRFLKHVHSFADRPLVGETRGVGLVGAIELVANKETKAPFAKPGSVGPRLQDLAQEEGLVIRGIGEIMAFCPPLIINEAEIDEMFARFGRALTRLESEMGVK